In a single window of the bacterium genome:
- a CDS encoding NAD-dependent deacylase, giving the protein MDTIAQAAELLGNARHAVALTGAGISVESGVPAFRGSAGLWDKYPAEEYATLEAFVGNPKKVWALFKELYEILKRAEPNAAHVALAQLEAAGVLKGVVTQNIDNLHQRAGSKNVIEFHGTMSELECLNCGSTVQFDESLLTVDVPCCACGGVLKPKVILFGETIPFSALEEAEREAMSCDLMLVIGTSAQVVPASVLPLVAKRCGAAIIEMNVERTHLSEHLADLSVSGSVGLTLPKVAEQVLAGYIGSPTGR; this is encoded by the coding sequence TTGGATACAATAGCGCAGGCTGCCGAGCTGCTCGGCAATGCGAGGCACGCTGTTGCGCTGACCGGGGCTGGAATCTCTGTCGAAAGCGGTGTTCCGGCGTTTAGAGGCAGTGCCGGACTGTGGGACAAGTATCCGGCGGAGGAGTATGCTACTCTCGAGGCGTTCGTAGGGAATCCCAAGAAGGTCTGGGCTCTCTTCAAGGAGCTTTACGAGATTCTTAAACGTGCTGAGCCGAACGCCGCCCACGTTGCGCTCGCCCAGCTTGAGGCGGCGGGCGTTTTGAAAGGCGTAGTAACCCAGAACATTGACAACCTCCATCAACGTGCGGGGAGCAAGAACGTCATAGAGTTCCACGGGACCATGTCGGAGCTTGAGTGCCTGAACTGTGGCTCCACTGTTCAGTTCGACGAGAGTTTACTGACCGTTGACGTGCCCTGCTGCGCCTGTGGCGGCGTTTTGAAGCCCAAGGTCATTCTCTTCGGGGAGACGATTCCGTTCTCGGCGCTTGAGGAGGCGGAGCGAGAAGCGATGAGCTGTGATTTGATGCTCGTTATTGGGACCTCGGCGCAGGTTGTTCCGGCGTCGGTCCTTCCACTGGTGGCGAAGCGGTGTGGTGCGGCGATCATTGAGATGAACGTGGAGCGGACGCATCTTTCGGAGCACCTCGCGGACTTGAGCGTGTCGGGCTCCGTGGGGTTGACGTTGCCGAAGGTTGCCGAGCAAGTTTTGGCTGGGTATATTGGTTCTCCGACTGGTCGATAG